The Enterococcus rotai genome includes a window with the following:
- a CDS encoding ECF-type riboflavin transporter substrate-binding protein has product MKKDFSVKTIVAIGIGSAVFVILGRFVVIPTGFPNTNLETAYPFLALISVIFGPVAGGLIGLIGHTLKDFTTYGSAWWSWIICSGIIGVIYGLAGRKIDLQHGEFNKKDIIYFNIYQVIGNAVVWGLIAPTLDVLIYSEPASKVYTQGVIAVVLNIIAVGIIGTLLMAAYAATRTKKGSLTKD; this is encoded by the coding sequence ATGAAAAAAGATTTTTCAGTAAAAACAATCGTCGCAATTGGGATTGGATCAGCAGTATTTGTTATTTTAGGTCGTTTTGTCGTGATTCCAACTGGATTTCCTAATACAAACTTAGAAACGGCTTATCCATTCTTAGCATTGATTTCTGTTATTTTTGGACCTGTAGCAGGTGGCTTGATTGGGTTGATTGGTCATACATTAAAAGATTTTACAACATATGGCAGTGCATGGTGGAGTTGGATCATCTGTTCTGGTATTATAGGAGTAATCTATGGTTTAGCTGGAAGAAAAATCGATCTTCAACATGGTGAATTCAATAAAAAAGACATTATTTATTTTAATATTTATCAAGTAATTGGAAATGCAGTTGTTTGGGGACTGATTGCACCGACTTTAGATGTATTGATTTACAGTGAACCAGCTAGCAAGGTCTACACGCAAGGTGTGATTGCTGTGGTCTTGAACATCATTGCTGTTGGAATCATTGGAACCTTACTGATGGCAGCTTATGCAGCAACTCGCACAAAAAAAGGTAGTTTAACAAAAGATTGA